The Mycolicibacterium insubricum DNA segment GTACCAGAGAATCGACCCGGTGGCGACCCCGGCGTGCAGCTTGAGATAGGTGATCGAGAAGGTGACCACCAGGTAGTACATGATGTTCTCCGCGAACCGCATGCCCATGGCGGTGAACACCCCGCGCGGGTAGCGGCGGATCACCTCGACGATGCCCAGTGAGGAGCGGGCCAACTGCTCGGCCTCCCGTTGGGCGGCCAGGTAGATGGGCGCGTCGGTGACCTTGGTGCGGATGTAGTAGCCGATCAGCACCACCACCGCCGACAGCCAGAACGCCACCCGCCAGCCCCACGACAGAAACGCCGACTCCGACAGCACACCGGTCAGCACCAGCAGTACGACGGTGGCCAGCATGTTGCCGACGGGCACCCCGGCCTGGGGCCAACTCGCCCAGAATCCGCGGGCCCGGTTCGGGCTGTGCTCGGCGACCAGCAGCACCGCGCCACCCCACTCGCCGCCGACCGCGAAGCCCTGCACGAATCGCAGCACCACCAGCAGCGCCGGAGCCCAATAGCCGATCTGGCCGAAGGTCGGCAGACAACCCATGCCGAACGTGGCGACGCCGACCAGCAGCAGCGAGAACTGCAGCAGGTTCTTGCGGCCGTACCGGTCGCCGAAGTGGCCGAAGACCACCCCGCCGAGCGGGCGGGCGAAGAACCCGACGGCGTAGGTGACGAACGCGGCGAGCACGGCGTCCAGGTCGCTGCCGGTCTGCGGAAAGAACACCTTGGCGAACACCAGCGTCGCGGCGGTGCCGTAGAGGAAGAACTCGTACCACTCCACGACGGTGCCGGCCATGGAGGCGACGACGACGCGACGCAGCCCGGTTGGTTCGTTCGGCGCGGTCATCTCCGAGGCTCCTTCGGGGTGCGGGCGCCGCGACGGCGCCCGTGTCTGTTCCTACCGTGCGAACAGGTTATCCACAGGGACTATCCACAATGTGGATGAGTTACACGGTTGTTATTCACAGACCGTCCGTGCGGGTCAGAGCCAGGTGTCCTCGGTGGTCGCGGTCAGGAAGGCGTCCAGGTCGTTGCGCCAGTCGGCCGGGGTGTTCTTGTCCGGCTCGATTCCGGTGTATTGGCCGCGGTAGAACAGCAGCGGCCGCGGGGGCACCTTCGGCGCCTCCGACAGCGACTCGACCGCACCGAACACTACGAAGTGGTCCCCGCCGTCGTGCACGCTGTGCACCCGGCACTCGATGTGCGCCGGGCCGCCGGTCAGCACCGGGGAGCCCAGCACGCCCGGCCTCCAGTCGACGCCGGCGAATTTGTCCGGCTCGCGCGAGCCGAACCGCGCCGAGACGTGCTGCTGGTCCTCGCCGAGGATGTTCACGCAGAAGTGCCCGCTGGCCTCGATCGCCGCCCAGGACCGGGACACCTTCGTCGGGCAGAACAGCACCAGCGGCGGGTCGAGTGACAACGCGGCGAACGACTGGCAGGCGAAACCGACCGGCTGCCCGTCGTGCACGGTGGTGATGATGGTGATCCCGGTGCAGAACTGGCCGAGCACGTCACGGAAGACGCGCGGGTCCAATGCGGGCCCGCCGGGTTCACCACTCACTTGAAGCCGACGGAGAAGTCGTGACCCCACAGGCTGACGCCGACGCTCTCCCGGGCGATCCAGTCCTCGTCGTCGACTTCCAGTCCCTCACAACCGAATTCCATATCGAACCCGCCCGGGGTCTTCATGTAGAAGGACAGCATCTTGTCGTTGATGTGCCGGCCGAGGGTGGCGGCCATCTTCACCTGGCGGCGCGCCGCGCGATCCATGCACAGTCCGACGTCGTCGGAGTTCTCCACCTCGACCATCAGGTGCACGATGCCGGTGGGGTTGGGCATCGGCATGAACGCCAGCGCGTGGTGGCGCGGGTTGCAGCCGTAGAACCGCAGCCAGATCGGATCACCGTCGGCGGGCCGGCCGGCGAGCTGCGGGGGCAGCCGCATCGAGTCACGCAGCCGGAAGCCGAGCACATCCTGGTAGAACGCCTGGGCGGCGATGTCGTCGTCACAGGTCAGCACCACGTGCCCGAGGCCCTGCTCACCGGTGACGAACTTGTGGCCGTACGGGCTGACGAACCTGCGGCCCAGATACTGCGCGCCGTAGAACGCCTCCAGCGTGTTGCCGGCCGGGTCGGAGAACCGGATCATCCCCTCGACGCGGCGTTCGGCCAGTTCGTCCCGGGTGCCGTCGACCCATTCGACGCCGGCTGCGGTCAGCCGGCCGCGCAGTTCGTCGAGGTCGGCGGCGCAGGCGACCTCCCACCCGGCGACCAGCAGCCGGTCGCGGTCGCCCGGCACGATGACCAGCCGCGCGGCGAAATCGTCCATCCGCAGGTACAGCGCGTCGGGGTTGGCACCGTCGCCCTCCACCATGCCGAGCACCTTGGTGCCGAACACCCGCCACTCGGCGACGTCGGTGGCCTCGATGCGCATGTAGCCCAGCGCCTTGATCGTCATCGCGCTACCCCTATCCGGCCAGGAAATCGATGGTCAGCTTGTTGAACTCGTCGAATTTCTCCACCTGCGCCCAGTGCCCGCACTGCCCGAACACGTGCAGTTGCACCCGCGGAATCTGTTTGACGGCGACCAGGGCACCGTCGAGCGGGTTGACCCGGTCCTCCCGGCCCCAGATCAGCAGCACCGGCTGGCGCAGTTTGTACACCTCGCGCCACATCATGCCGAGTTCGAAATCCGGTCCGGCGAACGAGCGGCCCATGGCCCGGGCCGCGGCCAGCGATTCGGGCTGGCTGGCGATGGCGAAGCGCTCGTCGATCAGTTCCTCGGTGACCAGCTTCTGGTCGAACACCATGATCCGCAGGAAGCGTTCCATGTTCTCGCGCGTCGGGTCGGCGGTGAAGCGGCCGAGCAGCTTGACCCCCTCGGTGGGGTCCGGCGCGAACAGGTTGACCGACAGCCCGCCGGGGCCCATCAGCACCAGCTTGCCGGCCCGGTCCGGGTGATCCAGCGCGAACCGCACCGCGGTACCGCCGCCGAGTGAGTTGCCCAGCAACGGGATTCGGCCTTGAAGGCCCAGCTCGTCGAACAGGCCCAGCAGCGCGGTGGCGCTGTAGCGGTTGTACTGCTCGTGCTCGGCGAGCTTGTCCGAATGGCCGTAACCGGGCTGGTCGACGGCGAGTACGTGGAAGTGCTCGGCGAGTACCGCGACGTTGCGGCCGAAGTTCGACCAGCTCGACGCGCCGGGCCCGCCGCCGTGCAGCAGCACGATGGTCTGGGCGTCGGGGTCACCGGCCTCGTGATAGTGCAGCCGCAGGTCCCGGTCGCCGGCCCGGACCTGGGCGTAGCGGGAGGTGGATTCGAAGGTGATCGCGTCGGCTGTGCTCACGTTTTAGACCATCGTGTCCTGGGCCGGCAGGCCGAAGGCCTCGTTGCCGAAGATCAGGTACGCCCGCTCCGGGTCGTTGGCGGCGTGCACCCGTCCGGCGTGCGCGTCGCGCCAGAACCGTTGCACCGGAGCGTCGACCGACAGCGCGGTGGCGCCGGACGCCTCGAACAGCCGGTCGATGGACGCGATGGCCCGGCCGGTGGCGCGGACCTGGTCGCGGCGCGCGGTGGCCCGCAGCTCGAACGGAATCTCCTGGCCGGCCGCCAGCAGCGCGTACTCGTCGGCGACGTTGCCGATCAGTTGCCGCCAGGCCGCGTCGATGTCGGAGGCCGCCTCGGCGATGCGGATCTTGGCGAACGGGTCGTCCTTGGCCTTCTCACCGGCGTAGGCCGCGCGGATCCGCTTGCCCTGGTGCTCGACATGGGCGTCGTAGGCACCGTAGGCCATGCCGACGATCGGCGTGGAGATGGTGGTGGGATGGATTGTGCCCCACGGCATCTTGTAGACCGGCGCGGTGTTGTTGACCAGTCCGCCGGCGGTGTGGTCGTTCATCGACTTGTAGGACAGGAAGCGGTGCCGCGGCACGAACACGTCCTTGACGACGACGGTGTTGGACCCGGTGCCCTTGAGGCCGACCACGTGCCACACGTCATCGATGCGGTACTCGGTGCGCGGGATGAGGAAGCTGCCGAAGTCGACGGGGCGGCCGTCCTTGATCACCGGCCCGCCCAGGAACGCCCAGCTGGCGTGATCGCAGCCCGAGGACCAGTTCCACGAGCCGTTGACGATGTAGCCGTCGCCGGTCTCGGTCACCACACCGGCGCCCATCGGGGCGTACGACGACGAGATCCGGGTGCTCGCGTCGTCGCCCCACACCTCGTCCTGAGCGGCCTGGTCGAACTGCGCGAGGTGCCAGTTGTGGATGCCGAGGATGCCGGCCACCCAACCGGTGGAGCCGCAGGCGCTGGCCAGCCGGCGCACGGCTTCGTAGAAGACGGTGGGGTCGCACTCCATGCCGCCCCACTGCGACGGCTGGATCAGCTTGAAGAATCCGACCTCGTCGAGAGCCTTGATGTTCTCGTCGGGCAGCCGGCGCAGATCCTCGGTGACCTGGGCGCGTTCGCGGAGCTGCGGCAGCAACTCATCGATGCCGGCCAGCACCGCCTGCACATCACGCTGTTCAATGGACGTCACTGCTACCTCCCGTGGCTGCGTTCCGCGCCCGTTACACCGACGCCGACCAGAAAAGACTAGAACACGTTACGATTTGTGTCGAGTGGCGCTGCCTGCAAAGCCTGGACCTGCGAAGCGGCATTTCTATAACATGTTCTAGTTCAGTAGACAGTTAGGGCCTGACGTGACAGATGAGCCGCTCGGCACACATGTGCTGCAGTTGGAGATCGCCGACGTCGTCACCGAGACCGACGACGCGCGCACTCTGGTGTTCCGGGTTCCCGACGGTGCCGATGATCCCGGCATCCCGGCCGAGCGACTGGCGTACTCCCCCGGCCAGTTCCTCACCCTGCGCATTCCCAGCGACCGGACCGGGTCGGTGGCCCGCTGCTATTCGCTGTGCAGCTCGCCGCACACCGACGACGCGCTGGCGGTCACCGTCAAACGGACCGCCGGCGGGTACGCGTCGAACTGGCTGTGCGACCACGCCCATCCCGGGATGCGCATGCACGTGCTGGCACCGTCGGGCACCTTCGTACCCAAGACGCTGGACACCGACCTGTTGCTGCTGGCCGCCGGCAGCGGCATCACCCCGATGCTGGCGATCTGCAAATCCGCACTGGCCACTGGCGCCGGGCAGGTCACCCTGATCTACGCCAACCGCGACGAGCGGTCGGTGATCTTCGCCGAGACGCTGCGCGAACTGACCGCGAAGTACCCGGACCGGCTCACCGTGCTGCACTGGCTGGAGTCGGTGCAGGGCCTGCCCACCGCCGCCGCGCTGGGCCGCCTCGCCGCGCCGTTCACCGCCCGCCCGGCCTACATCTGCGGTCCCGGACCGTTCATGGCGGCGGTCACCGAGGCGCTGGCCGGCCTCGGGATGCCCGA contains these protein-coding regions:
- the hsaA gene encoding 3-hydroxy-9,10-secoandrosta-1,3,5(10)-triene-9,17-dione monooxygenase oxygenase subunit, whose protein sequence is MTSIEQRDVQAVLAGIDELLPQLRERAQVTEDLRRLPDENIKALDEVGFFKLIQPSQWGGMECDPTVFYEAVRRLASACGSTGWVAGILGIHNWHLAQFDQAAQDEVWGDDASTRISSSYAPMGAGVVTETGDGYIVNGSWNWSSGCDHASWAFLGGPVIKDGRPVDFGSFLIPRTEYRIDDVWHVVGLKGTGSNTVVVKDVFVPRHRFLSYKSMNDHTAGGLVNNTAPVYKMPWGTIHPTTISTPIVGMAYGAYDAHVEHQGKRIRAAYAGEKAKDDPFAKIRIAEAASDIDAAWRQLIGNVADEYALLAAGQEIPFELRATARRDQVRATGRAIASIDRLFEASGATALSVDAPVQRFWRDAHAGRVHAANDPERAYLIFGNEAFGLPAQDTMV
- a CDS encoding ferredoxin--NADP reductase, encoding MTDEPLGTHVLQLEIADVVTETDDARTLVFRVPDGADDPGIPAERLAYSPGQFLTLRIPSDRTGSVARCYSLCSSPHTDDALAVTVKRTAGGYASNWLCDHAHPGMRMHVLAPSGTFVPKTLDTDLLLLAAGSGITPMLAICKSALATGAGQVTLIYANRDERSVIFAETLRELTAKYPDRLTVLHWLESVQGLPTAAALGRLAAPFTARPAYICGPGPFMAAVTEALAGLGMPDERVHLEVFKSLDSDPFAQVTIEQSDDDEPPAVVTVTLDGATRELSWPRNATLLDVLLSQGMDPPFSCREGHCGACAVLCTAGEVHMDVNDVLEPSDLDEGLILGCQAKPVSNSVEVTYDE
- a CDS encoding MFS transporter translates to MTAPNEPTGLRRVVVASMAGTVVEWYEFFLYGTAATLVFAKVFFPQTGSDLDAVLAAFVTYAVGFFARPLGGVVFGHFGDRYGRKNLLQFSLLLVGVATFGMGCLPTFGQIGYWAPALLVVLRFVQGFAVGGEWGGAVLLVAEHSPNRARGFWASWPQAGVPVGNMLATVVLLVLTGVLSESAFLSWGWRVAFWLSAVVVLIGYYIRTKVTDAPIYLAAQREAEQLARSSLGIVEVIRRYPRGVFTAMGMRFAENIMYYLVVTFSITYLKLHAGVATGSILWYLLVAHAAHFIAIPLVGRASDRIGRRPVYFAGAVLTATWGFFAFPMMDSGNYAVITAAVVIGLLFHALMYAPQPALMAEMFPTRMRYSGVSLGYQVTAIVAGSLAPIIAVKLLADFGSSVPIAIYLAGACVVTLIALAFARETAGIDLHDLDRADAATR
- the hsaD gene encoding 4,5:9,10-diseco-3-hydroxy-5,9,17-trioxoandrosta-1(10),2-diene-4-oate hydrolase; its protein translation is MSTADAITFESTSRYAQVRAGDRDLRLHYHEAGDPDAQTIVLLHGGGPGASSWSNFGRNVAVLAEHFHVLAVDQPGYGHSDKLAEHEQYNRYSATALLGLFDELGLQGRIPLLGNSLGGGTAVRFALDHPDRAGKLVLMGPGGLSVNLFAPDPTEGVKLLGRFTADPTRENMERFLRIMVFDQKLVTEELIDERFAIASQPESLAAARAMGRSFAGPDFELGMMWREVYKLRQPVLLIWGREDRVNPLDGALVAVKQIPRVQLHVFGQCGHWAQVEKFDEFNKLTIDFLAG
- the hsaB gene encoding 3-hydroxy-9,10-secoandrosta-1,3,5(10)-triene-9,17-dione monooxygenase reductase subunit; this encodes MSGEPGGPALDPRVFRDVLGQFCTGITIITTVHDGQPVGFACQSFAALSLDPPLVLFCPTKVSRSWAAIEASGHFCVNILGEDQQHVSARFGSREPDKFAGVDWRPGVLGSPVLTGGPAHIECRVHSVHDGGDHFVVFGAVESLSEAPKVPPRPLLFYRGQYTGIEPDKNTPADWRNDLDAFLTATTEDTWL
- the hsaC gene encoding iron-dependent extradiol dioxygenase HsaC, which translates into the protein MTIKALGYMRIEATDVAEWRVFGTKVLGMVEGDGANPDALYLRMDDFAARLVIVPGDRDRLLVAGWEVACAADLDELRGRLTAAGVEWVDGTRDELAERRVEGMIRFSDPAGNTLEAFYGAQYLGRRFVSPYGHKFVTGEQGLGHVVLTCDDDIAAQAFYQDVLGFRLRDSMRLPPQLAGRPADGDPIWLRFYGCNPRHHALAFMPMPNPTGIVHLMVEVENSDDVGLCMDRAARRQVKMAATLGRHINDKMLSFYMKTPGGFDMEFGCEGLEVDDEDWIARESVGVSLWGHDFSVGFK